Below is a window of Bacillota bacterium DNA.
TGTCCGAGCCACTTGAACTGGGCGAGCGCCAACACGAAAATGATGGCGAACAGCACGACGGCCTGCGCTGAAGCGAGCCCGAAGTTGAACTGCTTGAATGCGGTGTCATAGATGAGGTACACCAAGGTCGTCGTGGCGAACTGCGGACCTCCCTGCGTCATCAGGTATATGTTCGTGAACACCTGAAAACTGGATATGGTGCCCATGACGGTCAGGTAGAGCAGCGTGGGACGCAGAAGAGGGAGCGTGACCCTGAAGAATGCCTGGGTCTTGGTGGCCCCATCGAGATAGGCCGCCTCGTACAGGTGATGTGGGATGCTCCCCATCGCCGCCGTGATCAGGACGATGGATGACCCCCCGCCCATGACGACCTGCATGAAGACGATGGACGGAAGCGCGGTTCGAACGTCTCCCAGCCACGCGTGCGGACCAAGTCCCAGAAGATCCATTAGATAGTTCAAGAGTCCGAACGGCGGGTTGAATATCCACAGCCAGACCATGGAGATTATGACAGACGAAGTCACGTGCGGCAGGTAGAAGGCAGCCTTGAAGAAGGTCTGGAGCGGCTTGGCAAAGGGGTATATCAGTG
It encodes the following:
- a CDS encoding sugar ABC transporter permease, whose product is METLIRRVYKDRWAYAFVIPSFVLFAFFFLLPVVWGGYLSLLDYKVFSQEWVGVRNYVQLFRNNLFWVALRNTALYTLAVVPLWLGKALIISALIYPFAKPLQTFFKAAFYLPHVTSSVIISMVWLWIFNPPFGLLNYLMDLLGLGPHAWLGDVRTALPSIVFMQVVMGGGSSIVLITAAMGSIPHHLYEAAYLDGATKTQAFFRVTLPLLRPTLLYLTVMGTISSFQVFTNIYLMTQGGPQFATTTLVYLIYDTAFKQFNFGLASAQAVVLFAIIFVLALAQFKWLGQEVEY